In Caretta caretta isolate rCarCar2 chromosome 20, rCarCar1.hap1, whole genome shotgun sequence, a single window of DNA contains:
- the LOC125628969 gene encoding patatin-like phospholipase domain-containing protein 6 yields MEEAGIPIDLIGGTSIGSFIGALYAEERSAVRTKQRAREWAKSMNSVFETVLDLTYPITSMFSGSAFNTSVRDTGAWPLGNSRGWKTTSVDEAPSHQARCPWPPLLPGGTRSSSAY; encoded by the exons ATGGAGGAAGCCGGGATCCCTATTGACCTGATCGGGGGCACATCCATTGGCTCCTTCATCGGGGCTCTCTATGCTGAAGAGCGCAGTGCTGTGCGCACCAAGCAGCGTGCCCGTGAATGGGCCAAG AGCATGAACTCCGTGTTTGAGACGGTTCTGGACCTCACCTACCCCATCACCTCCATGTTCTCCGGCTCAGCCTTCAACACCAGTGTtagggacactggggcatggccactaggtaactcgaggggatggaagaccacgagtgtcgatgaagccccctcgcaccaggccaggtgtccttggccccccctcctgcctggaggcactcgcagcagctctgcgtactag
- the LOC125628975 gene encoding uncharacterized protein LOC125628975 isoform X1, protein MELGEELQVPDLSKGEDDESWPGSQTGERLASVAGAEDAAPGRGGSSTGVELVGGAWHEDPAVRGGSARAEEVVPGGSAAAEPARHRDPAARWPFKCSECGKSFRQSATLTRHQLLHASERPYVCTTCSKGFCDRAALATHQRAHTGERPFPCPVCGKAFAGSSALLVHQRVHTGERPYRCGECGQSFRQSAHLTQHQQGAHTSQRPHTCGRCGKSFGLRSTLARHLQTHSVERPHACPDCPRRFRQRAHLLRHRLAHTGERPFPCPVCGKAFALSATLLRHQLVHTGERPYRCGECGRGYTQSSYLRQHQRSAHAGQRPHACPDCGRAFADRANLLRHQRGHAGARPHACAECGRCFAQLAHLREHGRTHSGEQPFRCSQCGRAFGHRSALAAHQRAHSGERPYPCAQCGCHFAQLASLVEHRRRHTGEKPHACPRCGRRFRHRSALLRHQRSHAGACPFRCGQCGRGYTRSSNLLLHQRVHAAE, encoded by the exons ATGGAGCTAGGGGAAGAGCTGCAAGTCCCAGATCTCAGCAAAGGCGAGGATGATGAGAGCTGGCCCGGCTCCCAAACAG GTGAGAGGCTGGCGAGcgtggctggggcagaggatgctgctcCGGGAAGGGGCGGCAGCAGCACTGGTGTGGAGCTGGTGGGGGGAGCGTGGCACGAAGACCCGGCTGTGCGAGGAGGCAGTGCCAGGGCGGAGGAGGTTGTGCCGGGAGGTAGCGCTGCTGCAGAGCCGGCGCGGCACAGAGACCCCGCAGCCAGGTGGCCCTTTAAATGCAGcgagtgtgggaagagcttccGGCAGAGCGCCACGCTGACAAGGCACCAGCTCCTCCATGCGAGCGAGAGGCCCTACGTCTGCACCACCTGCAGCAAAGGCTTTTGCGACCGCGCGGCGCTGGCCACGCACCAACGGGCGCACACGGGCgagcgccccttcccctgcccggTGTGCGGCAAGGCCTTCGCGGGCAGCTCGGCGCTGCTGGTGCATCAGCGCGTGCACACCGGCGAGCGCCCCTACCGCTGCGGGGAGTGCGGGCAGAGCTTCCGGCAGAGTGCCCACCTGACGCAGCACCAGCAGGGCGCCCACACCAGCCAGCGCCCTCACACCTGCGGTCGCTGCGGCAAGAGCTTCGGGCTGCGCTCCACGCTGGCACGGCACCTGCAGACACACAGCGTCGAACGCCCCCACGCCTGCCCTGACTGCCCTCGCCGCTTCCGCCAGCGAGCCCATCTGCTCCGGCACCGGCTAGCGCACACGGGCgagcgccccttcccctgcccggTCTGCGGCAAGGCCTTTGCCCTGAGCGCCACGTTGCTGCGGCACCAGCTGGTGCACACGGGCGAGCGCCCCTACCGCTGCGGGGAGTGCGGGCGCGGCTACACCCAGAGCTCCTACCTGCGCCAGCACCAGCGCAGTGCCCACGCTGGCCAGCGCCCCCACGCCTGCCCGGACTGCGGCCGTGCCTTTGCCGACCGTGCCAACCTCCTGCGGCACCAGCGGGGCCACGCAGGCGCCCGACCCCACGCCTGTGCCGAGTGCGGGCGGTGCTTTGCCCAGCTGGCACACCTCCGGGAGCACGGGCGCACACACAGCGGGGAGCAGCCGTTCCGCTGCAGCCAGTGCGGCCGAGCCTTTGGGCACCGTTCAGCCCTGGCTGCGCACCAGCGGGCACACAGCGGGGAGCGCCCCTACCCCTGTGCCCAGTGCGGGTGCCACTTTGCCCAGCTGGCCAGCCTGGTGGAGCACCGCCGGCGGCACACGGGCGAGAAACCTCACGCCTGCCCCCGCTGCGGGCGCCGCTTCCGCCACCGCTCGGCCCTGCTTCGCCACCAGCGCTCCCATGCCGGAGCCTGCCCCTTCCGCTGCGGGCAGTGCGGGCGCGGCTACACCCGCAGCTCCAACCTCCTGCTGCACCAGCGGGTGCACGCTGCTGAGTGA
- the LOC125628975 gene encoding uncharacterized protein LOC125628975 isoform X2 — translation MNAELGERLASVAGAEDAAPGRGGSSTGVELVGGAWHEDPAVRGGSARAEEVVPGGSAAAEPARHRDPAARWPFKCSECGKSFRQSATLTRHQLLHASERPYVCTTCSKGFCDRAALATHQRAHTGERPFPCPVCGKAFAGSSALLVHQRVHTGERPYRCGECGQSFRQSAHLTQHQQGAHTSQRPHTCGRCGKSFGLRSTLARHLQTHSVERPHACPDCPRRFRQRAHLLRHRLAHTGERPFPCPVCGKAFALSATLLRHQLVHTGERPYRCGECGRGYTQSSYLRQHQRSAHAGQRPHACPDCGRAFADRANLLRHQRGHAGARPHACAECGRCFAQLAHLREHGRTHSGEQPFRCSQCGRAFGHRSALAAHQRAHSGERPYPCAQCGCHFAQLASLVEHRRRHTGEKPHACPRCGRRFRHRSALLRHQRSHAGACPFRCGQCGRGYTRSSNLLLHQRVHAAE, via the exons ATGAACGCTGAGCTGG GTGAGAGGCTGGCGAGcgtggctggggcagaggatgctgctcCGGGAAGGGGCGGCAGCAGCACTGGTGTGGAGCTGGTGGGGGGAGCGTGGCACGAAGACCCGGCTGTGCGAGGAGGCAGTGCCAGGGCGGAGGAGGTTGTGCCGGGAGGTAGCGCTGCTGCAGAGCCGGCGCGGCACAGAGACCCCGCAGCCAGGTGGCCCTTTAAATGCAGcgagtgtgggaagagcttccGGCAGAGCGCCACGCTGACAAGGCACCAGCTCCTCCATGCGAGCGAGAGGCCCTACGTCTGCACCACCTGCAGCAAAGGCTTTTGCGACCGCGCGGCGCTGGCCACGCACCAACGGGCGCACACGGGCgagcgccccttcccctgcccggTGTGCGGCAAGGCCTTCGCGGGCAGCTCGGCGCTGCTGGTGCATCAGCGCGTGCACACCGGCGAGCGCCCCTACCGCTGCGGGGAGTGCGGGCAGAGCTTCCGGCAGAGTGCCCACCTGACGCAGCACCAGCAGGGCGCCCACACCAGCCAGCGCCCTCACACCTGCGGTCGCTGCGGCAAGAGCTTCGGGCTGCGCTCCACGCTGGCACGGCACCTGCAGACACACAGCGTCGAACGCCCCCACGCCTGCCCTGACTGCCCTCGCCGCTTCCGCCAGCGAGCCCATCTGCTCCGGCACCGGCTAGCGCACACGGGCgagcgccccttcccctgcccggTCTGCGGCAAGGCCTTTGCCCTGAGCGCCACGTTGCTGCGGCACCAGCTGGTGCACACGGGCGAGCGCCCCTACCGCTGCGGGGAGTGCGGGCGCGGCTACACCCAGAGCTCCTACCTGCGCCAGCACCAGCGCAGTGCCCACGCTGGCCAGCGCCCCCACGCCTGCCCGGACTGCGGCCGTGCCTTTGCCGACCGTGCCAACCTCCTGCGGCACCAGCGGGGCCACGCAGGCGCCCGACCCCACGCCTGTGCCGAGTGCGGGCGGTGCTTTGCCCAGCTGGCACACCTCCGGGAGCACGGGCGCACACACAGCGGGGAGCAGCCGTTCCGCTGCAGCCAGTGCGGCCGAGCCTTTGGGCACCGTTCAGCCCTGGCTGCGCACCAGCGGGCACACAGCGGGGAGCGCCCCTACCCCTGTGCCCAGTGCGGGTGCCACTTTGCCCAGCTGGCCAGCCTGGTGGAGCACCGCCGGCGGCACACGGGCGAGAAACCTCACGCCTGCCCCCGCTGCGGGCGCCGCTTCCGCCACCGCTCGGCCCTGCTTCGCCACCAGCGCTCCCATGCCGGAGCCTGCCCCTTCCGCTGCGGGCAGTGCGGGCGCGGCTACACCCGCAGCTCCAACCTCCTGCTGCACCAGCGGGTGCACGCTGCTGAGTGA